A single window of Vibrio sp. SCSIO 43137 DNA harbors:
- a CDS encoding sensor domain-containing diguanylate cyclase has protein sequence MTQEWKHPLEKELFEKLSVDTSIFEFLHAKCLDGLFFRDIETQQQEWMSDSFWQLLGYDPAEMTGSIQERRDKIHPDDLSLAIDNYQKHCEDPTHPYDQIVRYKHKNGSDVWVRCRGMVIRDENGNPTRMLGVHNDITLLKQTAALLEQKNLELEKLARHDFLTGLYNRYAFAEIFEQQMLLAIREQVPVSLAMIDVDHFKNINDSLGHQSGDKVLINIANKLSELIRESDILARFGGEEFIVLMFNTNHNEAQRAAERIRQGIEQSISIDRNPVTVSVGLSTFGEKSMLGIDLSPAEIYDKIVSRADNALYKAKQSGRNKICY, from the coding sequence ATGACGCAAGAATGGAAGCACCCTCTTGAAAAGGAACTTTTCGAGAAACTATCTGTAGATACCTCTATCTTTGAGTTTCTTCACGCCAAGTGTCTGGACGGACTATTTTTTCGTGATATAGAAACTCAGCAACAGGAATGGATGAGTGATAGTTTCTGGCAGCTACTTGGATATGATCCCGCTGAAATGACGGGCTCAATTCAGGAACGAAGAGATAAAATCCATCCGGACGACCTGTCACTGGCTATTGATAATTATCAAAAGCACTGTGAAGACCCGACTCACCCCTATGACCAAATCGTACGTTATAAGCATAAAAACGGCTCAGATGTCTGGGTTCGCTGCCGCGGCATGGTGATCAGAGATGAGAACGGTAATCCTACCCGTATGCTGGGCGTTCATAACGATATAACCTTACTAAAGCAAACCGCGGCACTGCTGGAGCAAAAAAATTTAGAGCTGGAGAAACTTGCCCGCCACGATTTTCTGACCGGCCTGTATAACCGTTATGCCTTTGCAGAGATATTCGAGCAGCAGATGTTGCTGGCGATAAGGGAACAAGTTCCCGTCTCACTGGCAATGATAGATGTTGATCATTTTAAGAATATCAACGACTCACTCGGTCATCAGAGCGGAGATAAAGTCCTGATAAACATCGCCAATAAGCTTAGCGAACTTATCCGTGAGAGCGACATACTGGCCAGATTTGGCGGGGAGGAGTTTATCGTTCTTATGTTCAATACCAACCATAATGAAGCTCAGCGCGCCGCCGAACGGATCCGTCAGGGAATAGAACAGAGTATCTCTATCGACAGGAATCCGGTTACCGTCAGCGTCGGTCTGTCTACATTCGGCGAGAAAAGCATGCTGGGTATCGACCTCTCCCCTGCAGAAATCTACGATAAGATTGTTTCCAGAGCAGATAACGCTCTCTATAAAGCCAAGCAGTCAGGTCGCAACAAGATCTGTTATTAG
- the yigB gene encoding 5-amino-6-(5-phospho-D-ribitylamino)uracil phosphatase YigB: MHIYRRLKQVKAISFDLDDTLYDNYPVIVRVEKEMAKWLHQHHPVSATVPLEKWHQFKKQVLAEQPDLKHDVTRWRMEQIKFGLVQLGYDIDKATQASEKGIEHALWLRNQVDVPQETHQLLSALKKKYPLVAITNGNVDENQIDLGQYFEFVLRAGPDGRAKPFADMFITTSRRLSLPPEQILHVGDHPISDVQGAKQAGYQACWLNLTGVSANKSDKVRQLPDIEISQLSQLNQLL, encoded by the coding sequence ATGCATATCTACCGACGCCTTAAACAGGTTAAAGCCATTAGTTTCGACCTTGATGACACTCTGTACGACAACTATCCCGTTATCGTCCGGGTAGAAAAAGAGATGGCTAAATGGCTACATCAGCATCACCCTGTCTCTGCCACTGTTCCTTTGGAAAAGTGGCACCAGTTTAAAAAACAGGTCTTAGCTGAACAGCCAGACCTAAAACATGATGTTACCCGCTGGAGAATGGAACAGATTAAATTTGGTCTTGTTCAGTTAGGATACGACATAGATAAGGCGACTCAGGCGTCAGAGAAAGGCATTGAACATGCTCTTTGGCTTAGGAACCAAGTCGATGTTCCACAAGAGACTCACCAGTTGCTCTCCGCCCTTAAAAAGAAATACCCCCTTGTCGCCATTACTAACGGCAATGTCGACGAGAACCAAATAGATCTGGGGCAGTATTTTGAGTTTGTATTGAGAGCCGGCCCGGACGGTCGCGCTAAGCCGTTTGCCGATATGTTTATCACCACTTCAAGGCGCCTCTCTCTGCCGCCGGAGCAGATACTTCACGTTGGTGATCACCCTATATCTGATGTTCAGGGTGCAAAACAGGCCGGTTATCAGGCTTGCTGGTTGAACCTGACCGGAGTATCTGCGAATAAGAGCGATAAAGTCCGCCAGTTACCGGATATTGAGATAAGCCAGCTTAGCCAGCTAAACCAATTGCTCTAA
- the xerC gene encoding tyrosine recombinase XerC: protein MSSRQALPDSLLIPVTRFCDYLRNEKGLSIHTRNNYRLQLELVAEQLVSLGVTDWNKVDAAWVRQLVGKCMRQGMKPSSISTRLSSLRSFFDFLILKGELAANPATGISPPKKQKTLPKNLDVDEVGQLLEVDETDPLAVRDRAMMELMYGTGIRLAEMIALNVQDIQTDVEEIRVVGKGNKERKAPFSGEALIWTEKWLKVRPILAKADEPALFISKSGQRISHRNVQKRMKEWGVKQGVASHINPHKLRHSFATHILESSGNLRAVQELLGHENISTTQVYTHLNFQHLAQEYDKAHPRAKKQNKADKE from the coding sequence ATGTCATCCAGACAAGCACTGCCTGATTCCCTGCTCATTCCAGTCACACGTTTCTGTGACTACCTTCGCAACGAAAAAGGGCTGAGCATCCACACGAGAAATAACTACCGCCTGCAGCTAGAGTTGGTTGCAGAGCAGTTGGTTTCGCTGGGGGTGACTGACTGGAACAAGGTTGACGCAGCGTGGGTCAGACAGTTGGTAGGCAAGTGCATGAGGCAAGGTATGAAGCCGAGCAGCATTTCAACCCGGCTATCTTCCCTGAGAAGCTTTTTCGATTTTCTGATACTAAAAGGCGAGCTGGCTGCCAACCCTGCAACCGGAATATCTCCGCCTAAAAAACAGAAGACTCTGCCTAAAAATCTAGACGTAGATGAAGTTGGTCAACTGCTTGAAGTGGATGAAACGGATCCTTTGGCAGTGCGCGATCGGGCAATGATGGAGCTTATGTACGGAACCGGTATCCGGCTGGCAGAGATGATCGCCCTTAATGTGCAAGACATTCAGACTGATGTTGAAGAGATAAGAGTGGTTGGTAAGGGTAATAAAGAGAGAAAAGCGCCTTTTTCCGGAGAAGCGCTTATCTGGACAGAAAAGTGGTTAAAAGTCCGGCCAATTCTGGCAAAGGCCGATGAGCCTGCGTTATTTATCTCTAAATCCGGCCAGCGAATATCACACAGAAATGTACAGAAACGTATGAAAGAGTGGGGAGTAAAACAGGGCGTTGCCAGCCATATTAATCCTCATAAACTAAGGCACTCATTTGCTACCCATATTCTGGAGTCCAGTGGCAACTTACGCGCGGTGCAAGAATTGTTGGGGCACGAGAATATCTCAACAACTCAGGTGTACACTCACCTGAACTTTCAGCACCTCGCTCAGGAATATGATAAAGCTCATCCGCGGGCCAAAAAGCAGAATAAAGCCGATAAAGAGTAG